In one Butyrivibrio proteoclasticus B316 genomic region, the following are encoded:
- a CDS encoding CotH kinase family protein, which yields MKKDFHKASLYIVIFVFTIFLFVVAAFGARIPEKADNYLHITEVCIKNDVNAHDDCGRYGADYIELYNSSSEEMDLSGYYLSDDASNIRKCELDNISIRPGEAIIVWSAPSGDYETCRDSYVSRDVYQTFFALSGGEKVILSKDNEVVDYVGIPQHIPDGKVYACLKDDYEKFSVMNPSPYQVLESYEEYRIDSSINPRFSVESGWYSEPFYLKLGCKSGKIYYTTDGSEPDENSKEYTGSILIDNRSEEENIYASIGQISINNDYLPETPVDKGTVVKAVVIKNGVRSQTISHTYFVGLSDKLAYRELPVMEITVDPAALFDHYNGIYVKGSVYDVYAAKYDVSDLPFMVLNAHMNYSQEDRGWERLANIEYFNSNHEYVFDQRIGIRIHGGWSTSFNQKSFNLYAREEYDGNDSFLYDFFGRSYNKLMLRSGGYRDTYYTKMRDVLNQRLVEDRLIGTQKGMPCVVFINGEYWGLYNLQENIGSSYVAENYDVDYNNIAIIKNGTSNIIGDAIDSYSELQEYAQKNDLKNDDNYKYIESHIDIQSYIDYMAFEIYVANCDSIGNNYSHWRTIVPEKGEYGDCKWRYLIYDTDDSAGMVVNLSQAHTNSFIDGHWSVTPLGEYGDPFFGALIQNEGFKQRFVTTFMDLANNNFRYEKVSEIITEMANEYRYGVIASQNRFRGQYKAPDYSIDEMYDGVYDETLFDADVQVIDDFFRERYQYIVEYLKTELQLNGDLHELTLYISDPEHCSVSLNTISNVEHGLTWKYYSDYPITLKCEPVSGYRFIGWADETGNIISEEPELSMTLEKDQILIARIDVN from the coding sequence ATGAAGAAGGATTTTCATAAGGCTTCATTGTACATTGTTATTTTCGTGTTCACCATCTTTTTGTTTGTGGTTGCTGCCTTTGGCGCACGAATACCTGAGAAGGCAGATAATTATTTACACATAACAGAAGTATGTATAAAAAATGATGTAAATGCACATGATGATTGTGGAAGATATGGAGCAGATTACATAGAGTTGTATAATAGCTCAAGTGAAGAAATGGACTTAAGTGGATATTATTTATCCGATGATGCTAGCAATATTCGGAAATGCGAGTTGGACAATATATCCATAAGACCTGGAGAAGCAATTATTGTATGGAGCGCCCCAAGCGGAGATTATGAAACTTGCCGAGATAGTTATGTTAGTCGAGATGTATATCAGACTTTTTTTGCGTTAAGTGGCGGAGAGAAAGTCATTTTGTCTAAAGACAATGAAGTTGTGGATTATGTAGGGATTCCTCAGCACATTCCTGATGGGAAAGTATATGCATGTTTAAAGGACGATTATGAAAAATTTAGCGTTATGAATCCGTCTCCATATCAAGTACTGGAATCTTATGAAGAATATAGAATAGATTCTTCTATTAATCCGAGATTCTCAGTTGAGAGTGGGTGGTATTCAGAGCCTTTTTATCTAAAACTAGGTTGTAAGTCTGGAAAAATCTACTATACGACTGACGGAAGTGAGCCAGATGAAAACTCAAAAGAGTATACAGGAAGCATTTTAATCGATAATAGATCCGAAGAGGAAAATATATATGCTAGTATTGGACAGATATCGATTAATAATGATTATCTTCCTGAGACTCCGGTAGATAAAGGCACAGTAGTCAAAGCTGTTGTGATTAAAAATGGTGTGAGAAGTCAAACGATATCACATACATATTTTGTCGGTCTTAGTGATAAATTGGCATATAGAGAGTTGCCTGTAATGGAAATTACAGTAGATCCAGCTGCGCTTTTTGATCATTATAATGGAATTTATGTAAAAGGTAGTGTATACGACGTATATGCAGCTAAATATGACGTGTCTGATTTGCCATTTATGGTGCTCAATGCGCATATGAATTATTCTCAAGAAGATAGGGGCTGGGAAAGATTAGCCAATATAGAATATTTTAATAGTAATCATGAATATGTTTTTGATCAGAGGATAGGTATACGTATTCATGGAGGTTGGTCTACATCCTTTAATCAAAAAAGTTTTAATTTATATGCTAGAGAAGAATATGATGGGAATGATTCATTTCTATATGATTTCTTTGGCAGGTCATATAATAAATTGATGCTGAGGTCTGGAGGATATAGAGATACCTATTATACCAAGATGAGAGATGTACTTAATCAGAGATTGGTTGAGGATAGGCTAATAGGTACGCAGAAGGGAATGCCTTGTGTGGTATTTATTAATGGCGAGTATTGGGGATTATATAATCTCCAGGAGAATATTGGAAGCAGTTATGTGGCCGAGAATTATGATGTTGATTACAATAACATAGCTATTATAAAAAATGGCACATCTAATATTATAGGGGATGCTATAGACTCATATTCTGAATTGCAGGAGTATGCACAAAAAAATGATTTAAAAAATGATGACAATTATAAATACATAGAAAGTCATATTGATATTCAAAGTTATATTGATTATATGGCATTTGAAATATATGTTGCTAATTGCGATTCCATAGGTAATAACTATTCACACTGGCGGACGATTGTTCCTGAAAAAGGTGAATATGGAGATTGTAAGTGGAGATATTTGATTTATGATACTGATGATTCGGCAGGAATGGTTGTAAATCTATCTCAGGCTCATACCAATTCCTTTATAGACGGTCATTGGTCAGTAACACCTTTAGGTGAATATGGAGATCCTTTTTTTGGAGCGCTCATACAGAATGAAGGATTTAAACAGAGATTTGTTACAACATTTATGGATTTGGCTAATAATAATTTTAGGTATGAGAAAGTGTCTGAAATTATTACAGAAATGGCAAATGAGTATAGATATGGGGTAATTGCATCTCAGAATAGATTCAGAGGACAGTATAAAGCTCCAGATTATTCTATAGATGAAATGTATGATGGTGTATACGATGAGACTTTGTTTGATGCAGATGTTCAGGTTATAGATGATTTTTTTAGAGAACGATATCAATATATAGTAGAATACTTGAAGACTGAGCTTCAATTGAATGGGGATCTTCATGAGTTGACTTTATATATTTCAGACCCGGAGCATTGCAGCGTTTCACTAAATACTATTTCGAATGTTGAACATGGTTTGACGTGGAAATATTATTCGGATTATCCGATAACTCTAAAATGTGAGCCGGTAAGTGGATATAGATTCATTGGTTGGGCAGATGAAACTGGAAATATTATATCTGAAGAACCTGAATTATCTATGACGCTTGAAAAAGATCAGATACTCATTGCGAGGATAGACGTGAACTAA
- a CDS encoding polyphosphate polymerase domain-containing protein translates to MEGNIEVYRHEIKYICSEAELEQIRIRVSTVADPDKHANGGYYIIRSLYFDDYYNSSYYGNESGVDPREKWRIRIYNNDDSRILLECKRKERGKINKKSDEITKKEFEDIIAGKLLLDFDDRQVFNRFKLFRSTKLFEPAVIVQYVRYPYVCKEGNVRITMDCNISSSKDYNNFFSKELSLRPIQEGKKQLLEVKYDEFLPDEIFRAVQLKNMRQQTFSKYYLCRKMEGMV, encoded by the coding sequence ATGGAAGGGAATATTGAAGTTTATCGGCATGAGATTAAATATATCTGTTCTGAAGCGGAATTAGAGCAGATTAGGATTCGAGTTTCTACAGTGGCTGATCCGGATAAGCATGCTAATGGAGGATATTACATAATAAGAAGTTTGTACTTTGATGATTATTACAACAGCTCATATTATGGCAATGAATCAGGTGTGGACCCGAGAGAAAAGTGGAGGATTCGAATTTATAATAATGATGATAGTCGAATTCTTCTTGAGTGTAAAAGAAAAGAGCGTGGAAAGATTAATAAGAAGAGTGATGAGATAACTAAAAAGGAGTTCGAAGATATAATAGCTGGGAAATTGTTATTAGATTTTGATGATAGACAAGTATTTAATCGTTTTAAACTTTTTAGAAGTACTAAGCTTTTTGAACCAGCTGTTATAGTTCAGTATGTAAGGTATCCGTATGTTTGTAAGGAAGGAAATGTTCGTATAACAATGGATTGTAATATTTCTTCTTCAAAGGATTACAATAACTTTTTTAGTAAAGAGCTCAGTCTGAGGCCGATTCAGGAAGGAAAAAAACAATTACTAGAAGTAAAATACGATGAATTTTTGCCGGATGAAATATTTAGGGCTGTACAGTTAAAGAATATGCGACAGCAAACTTTTTCAAAATATTATTTATGTAGAAAAATGGAAGGAATGGTATAA
- a CDS encoding glucosyltransferase domain-containing protein has translation MNIDFRELVRKIDTRYKVVFLSTFLCGLLAQGMGLFNKYSVLDDPVTYDGFKNSYHLGRWMLALVGKLEFWLFGAERYSMPTFNGAMAMFFIAATTCVIVEMLEIKDLFLCTVVASLMVSFPVVTCTFAYMYVAPHYMFSLFIGALGAFFLVRKDKRIHFIIGVLLICASIGMYQAYLPVITTIMLIYLLGQIDTDDNLLNVWKKLGKTALGCVLFMALYFIVMKISLIITGEVLTSYRGISSVGSISVSEYLNRLLFAYNEFFTPTEGAGYYMYLGNIVNIYRLVLFVGGLLCVGIIMNVFKKSKVRACICGILLMLLPLSTNLIFVMVDKSQVYSLMVYGALFPFIFFIWLIEHSKIDNDLIGKGLSWATVVISVLLVLMFSRVDNRCYLKATYVQSEAISYFNTLITQIKETDGYRQDMPVAYVNEGQIQDAMLNTGDNRHLADIVLEPYYDVYGYVNCYSWKSFMWQWCGFAPERVDANEFAEMDEVKEMPHYPDDGSIKVINDTLVVNF, from the coding sequence ATGAATATTGATTTTCGTGAGTTAGTTCGAAAAATAGATACTAGATATAAAGTAGTGTTTTTGAGTACTTTTCTTTGTGGATTATTGGCGCAAGGGATGGGGCTTTTTAACAAGTATTCTGTTCTTGATGATCCGGTAACATATGATGGTTTTAAGAATTCATATCATCTTGGAAGATGGATGCTTGCACTGGTAGGCAAACTGGAATTTTGGCTTTTTGGTGCTGAACGATATAGTATGCCGACCTTTAATGGGGCGATGGCCATGTTTTTTATAGCAGCTACGACTTGCGTTATTGTTGAAATGCTTGAAATTAAGGATTTGTTTCTGTGCACAGTAGTAGCAAGTCTGATGGTTTCGTTTCCAGTTGTAACTTGTACGTTTGCATATATGTACGTTGCTCCACATTATATGTTTTCTCTTTTTATAGGGGCATTAGGGGCTTTTTTTCTTGTAAGAAAAGATAAGCGGATTCATTTTATTATCGGGGTATTACTTATTTGCGCGTCTATTGGTATGTATCAAGCCTATCTGCCTGTGATAACAACAATAATGTTGATTTATTTATTGGGACAAATAGATACTGATGATAATCTATTAAACGTGTGGAAAAAGCTTGGTAAAACGGCTTTGGGATGCGTTTTGTTTATGGCGTTATATTTTATTGTAATGAAGATTTCACTGATTATCACAGGCGAAGTGCTGACTTCTTATAGAGGAATTTCTTCAGTCGGATCAATTTCTGTAAGTGAGTATTTGAACAGATTATTATTTGCATATAATGAATTTTTCACACCAACAGAGGGCGCTGGATATTATATGTATTTGGGAAATATAGTAAATATATATAGACTTGTGTTATTTGTTGGGGGGCTGTTATGCGTTGGAATAATTATGAACGTGTTCAAAAAAAGTAAGGTTAGAGCTTGTATATGTGGTATATTACTGATGCTTTTACCGCTTAGTACTAATCTTATTTTTGTTATGGTAGATAAATCTCAGGTTTATTCACTGATGGTTTATGGTGCGTTATTTCCATTTATCTTTTTTATATGGCTGATAGAACATTCAAAAATAGATAATGATCTTATTGGAAAAGGTTTGTCATGGGCAACCGTTGTAATATCCGTGCTTTTGGTACTGATGTTTAGCCGCGTGGATAACAGGTGTTATCTGAAGGCGACATATGTGCAGTCTGAAGCGATTTCTTATTTTAATACATTGATAACACAGATCAAGGAAACTGATGGCTATAGGCAAGATATGCCAGTTGCATATGTAAATGAAGGTCAGATACAGGATGCAATGTTGAATACAGGAGACAATAGGCATTTGGCGGATATTGTTCTTGAACCATATTACGATGTATATGGATATGTAAATTGTTATTCTTGGAAATCGTTCATGTGGCAGTGGTGTGGATTTGCACCGGAAAGAGTTGATGCTAATGAGTTTGCGGAAATGGATGAAGTAAAAGAAATGCCACACTATCCTGACGACGGTTCTATCAAGGTGATTAATGATACATTGGTGGTGAATTTCTAG
- a CDS encoding DUF4956 domain-containing protein, with the protein MTFSDIFKKSFLEGYSGTQLTTAQIIIVLLFTGLLGIYIFFCYRVLTRKTFYSKNFNISLVAMAIITSAIILAIQSSVVISLGMVGALSIVRFRTAIKDPMDLVFLFWSISVGIICGAGLVEIAIALSILVTVLVVALNKIPVAKAPKILVINATDSIEVDDSIQNAIRSNTKIFEEKTRRVNDGNMNLIYELRTNDGKSLVNALNSISGVSTVSLLSHDGEVTF; encoded by the coding sequence ATGACTTTTTCAGATATTTTTAAGAAATCTTTTTTGGAAGGATATTCCGGAACGCAGCTTACAACTGCTCAGATTATTATAGTTCTTCTTTTTACAGGTCTATTGGGAATATATATATTCTTTTGCTATAGGGTTTTGACTAGAAAAACGTTTTACTCTAAGAATTTCAATATTTCTTTGGTAGCCATGGCTATTATTACTTCTGCTATAATTTTGGCAATCCAGTCTAGTGTAGTTATTTCACTTGGTATGGTTGGTGCGTTGTCTATTGTTAGATTCAGGACGGCTATTAAAGACCCAATGGACCTGGTATTTTTATTCTGGTCCATAAGTGTAGGTATTATTTGTGGAGCTGGACTAGTAGAGATAGCGATAGCGCTGTCAATTCTTGTTACTGTACTCGTTGTAGCGCTCAATAAGATTCCAGTTGCGAAGGCTCCAAAGATTCTTGTTATTAACGCTACAGATTCTATCGAAGTTGACGACAGTATTCAGAATGCTATACGAAGCAATACTAAGATATTTGAAGAGAAGACAAGGCGAGTTAATGACGGGAATATGAATCTTATTTATGAATTAAGAACAAATGATGGAAAATCACTTGTAAATGCTTTGAATTCTATTTCTGGAGTTTCAACCGTTTCGTTGCTGTCACATGATGGAGAGGTGACTTTTTAA
- a CDS encoding PIG-L deacetylase family protein, translating to MIKLQIGSNNKILVIAPHPDDETYGCGGVLSIYKGQCDVVLLAYGETGNPNWTKDRTLRVRREEFRTAMKMAGATIVAEFGIANRRVSENLGQITNFDYSKYDYIFVPNRKDKHGDHSCVLRALRKSKTLKKGVTILQYEMWGALSDATHYLDISDVIDEKEKLMLCYKSQEERLPYCDRIKARDYYKALETYDKKCQYAELFYLEPSGIARLGANVKDAIRHWSKDIAVRFR from the coding sequence ATGATAAAATTACAGATTGGTTCAAACAATAAAATATTAGTCATAGCACCACACCCGGATGATGAGACCTATGGCTGTGGAGGAGTTTTATCGATATACAAGGGACAATGCGATGTTGTGCTTCTGGCCTACGGCGAGACTGGGAATCCCAATTGGACCAAGGACAGAACCCTTCGGGTAAGACGAGAAGAATTCCGAACTGCTATGAAGATGGCTGGTGCTACAATTGTAGCTGAATTTGGAATTGCCAATAGGAGAGTTTCTGAGAACCTTGGACAGATAACCAATTTTGATTATTCTAAGTATGATTATATTTTTGTTCCTAACAGGAAGGACAAACATGGTGATCATAGCTGTGTACTGCGTGCGTTGAGGAAATCCAAGACACTCAAAAAGGGTGTCACGATACTACAATATGAGATGTGGGGAGCATTGTCAGATGCGACTCATTATCTGGATATATCAGATGTAATTGATGAGAAAGAAAAGCTGATGCTCTGCTACAAGAGCCAGGAAGAACGACTTCCGTATTGTGACAGAATTAAGGCAAGAGATTATTACAAGGCTCTTGAGACCTATGATAAGAAATGCCAGTATGCTGAATTGTTTTATTTGGAGCCATCAGGAATTGCAAGGCTTGGTGCTAATGTGAAAGATGCTATTAGGCATTGGAGTAAAGACATAGCTGTCAGATTTAGGTGA